In Panthera tigris isolate Pti1 chromosome C1, P.tigris_Pti1_mat1.1, whole genome shotgun sequence, the following proteins share a genomic window:
- the LOC122241252 gene encoding uncharacterized protein LOC122241252 produces MGNSLGCVKEPKDSRAIPEKAPISPKKRVRFKRKWRGKKTPTPEVSHEEEPLEGTTVIEETETLPKLTVSLQKEEGAGGAEHPPSDILLPRDSAPSSGMGAQGMIVQVKERFQGEIQTAHLLLENESSVAGGVWDSLQEGRTVIAHLLDNPAERNCEKSVSQLVEFPRTASCNSRAVLLPLQGETAVGKGGAQLGLRSGTFPLTDHPTDAGSPDQLSGVQGVGAGTAGICSGPQTGAWIAEPSVPSSLPAQSRGHRCTEPAHVGRVPPQGPRLPTSQSDLSISGRTVSVLPSSSGYGSDGPHFRGIQPRDTEPEKSSTSFSEEDGTLSLEASHTPLWGLEEVGGLHSHLDSWPSNLLKWSVLRSEDPGASSQTYPMSRTES; encoded by the coding sequence ATGGGAAATTCACTGGGCTGTGTTAAGGAGCCGAAAGATTCAAGAGCTATTCCGGAGAAGGCTCCCATATCTCCTAAGAAAAGGGTTCGGTTCAAAAGGAAGTGGAGGGGGAAGAAAACCCCTACTCCAGAGGTATCTCATGAGGAGGAACCCTTGGAAGGAACCACAGTAATTGAAGAGACAGAAACCCTACCGAAGTTAACAGTGAGTCTCcaaaaggaggaaggagcaggaggggcagagcacCCCCCCTCGGACATTTTACTGCCTCGGGACTCAGCCCCCAGCTCAGGGATGGGTGCTCAGGGGATGATCGTGCAGGTGAAGGAGAGATTCCAAGGGGAGATCCAGACTGCTCACCTTTTGTTGGAGAATGAGTCATCAGTTGCCGGAGGGGTCTGGGATTCCCTGCAAGAGGGGAGGACTGTCATCGCTCACCTGCTTGATAACCCGGCGGAAAGGAACTGTGAGAAGTCAGTGAGCCAACTGGTGGAATTTCCGAGGACGGCGTCCTGCAACAGCAGGGCTGTGCTGCTGCCTTTGCAAGGGGAGACTGCAGTGGGGAAAGGAGGTGCTCAGCTTGGACTTCGGAGCGGCACCTTCCCCCTGACAGACCACCCCACCGATGCAGGGTCTCCAGACCAACTTTCAGGGGTCCAGGGTGTGGGGGCAGGAACCGCGGGTATTTGCAGTGGCCCTCAGACAGGTGCCTGGATTGCAGAGCCTTCTGTCCCTTCATCACTGCCGGCTCAGTCGAGAGGTCACAGATGCACAGAACCTGCCCATGTGGGTCGAGTGCCCCCCCAGGGTCCCAGACTGCCTACTTCTCAGAGTGATTTATCCATCAGCGGCAGGACTGTGAGCGTTTTGCCCTCCTCCTCTGGCTACGGCAGCGACGGGCCACACTTTCGCGGGATCCAACCtagagacacagagcctgaaaagAGCTCCACATCCTTCTCTGAAGAGGATGGTACCCTTTCTTTGGAGGCAAGTCACACCCCACTATGGGGTCTGGAGGAGGTAGGTGGACTACATTCACATTTGGATTCCTGGCCCTCAAACTTACTAAAGTGGAGTGTGCTAAGAAGTGAGGATCCTGGTGCTTCTTCGCAGACTTACCCCATGTCACGTACCGAGAGTTAG